In the Alteromonas sp. M12 genome, one interval contains:
- a CDS encoding LacI family DNA-binding transcriptional regulator has protein sequence MGRAKKLNLKQVAEALGVSTATVSNAFNRPDQLSAKLRERILLEAADLGYHGPNLAARTLRRGESDVIGVMLLDSLKYSLSDPVANQLLQGIAEVLVERNKHMLLLSSHADADQQRGAESLPDGFILYGAIDPRSFEFILKTGKPVVVVDSEYKETASVNIDNQNGAFTIAEYAIRDENERVAILGLRLIDTDRVCRLTEADLNEDSQEVSHARLAGYRKAAEKINCHIAAASMWHIPINDAELAEIAAREALTMNPRPTVLLCMSDIIALAAIRVARELNIKVPDELSITGFDDIPESARSEPALTTVCQQSIEKGRVAATLLLDGKTNENVVLETKLVVRGSCKPS, from the coding sequence GTGGGAAGAGCAAAAAAGTTGAATCTTAAGCAAGTTGCTGAGGCGTTGGGCGTATCAACCGCGACTGTTTCCAATGCATTTAACCGACCAGATCAATTATCAGCAAAATTGCGCGAGCGCATTCTACTTGAAGCCGCTGATTTGGGCTACCATGGCCCCAATTTAGCCGCTCGTACTTTGCGTCGAGGCGAATCAGACGTGATAGGTGTAATGCTGCTCGATTCACTTAAATACAGTCTGTCAGATCCCGTGGCCAATCAACTCTTGCAGGGGATTGCGGAAGTCTTAGTGGAACGCAATAAACATATGTTGCTGCTATCTAGTCATGCTGATGCGGATCAACAGCGAGGGGCTGAATCTTTACCTGATGGTTTCATTTTGTATGGTGCTATCGATCCACGTTCTTTTGAGTTTATTCTAAAAACGGGTAAACCTGTGGTGGTTGTTGATTCTGAATATAAAGAGACGGCATCTGTTAATATCGACAACCAAAATGGCGCATTCACAATTGCTGAATATGCTATTCGAGATGAAAACGAGCGAGTCGCTATTTTAGGACTTCGTTTAATTGATACTGACAGAGTATGTCGCCTCACCGAGGCCGATCTAAATGAAGACTCACAAGAAGTATCCCATGCCAGATTAGCCGGTTACCGAAAAGCAGCAGAGAAAATAAACTGCCATATTGCAGCGGCTTCAATGTGGCATATTCCTATTAATGATGCTGAGTTGGCAGAAATTGCTGCCCGTGAAGCGTTAACGATGAACCCACGTCCGACGGTATTGTTGTGTATGAGTGATATTATCGCTTTGGCTGCAATTCGTGTTGCTAGGGAATTGAATATTAAGGTGCCAGACGAGCTCAGTATTACGGGGTTTGATGATATCCCTGAGTCTGCTAGATCAGAACCTGCATTAACCACAGTGTGTCAACAGAGTATCGAAAAAGGCCGAGTGGCGGCTACTTTGCTATTGGATGGCAAAACCAATGAAAATGTGGTGTTAGAAACCAAATTGGTGGTCAGAGGCAGCTGCAAACCGAGCTAA
- a CDS encoding amylosucrase: MNLEIESKRSLKRILDSIDLTSMSKADQQLFEQRLHNHFPKLFTLFLETYGHRYDVFYYLQELIVCLAKGFGERSRALKQKDKQRLADPLWYKNENMLGMACYVDLFAQDLQDLQAKIPYLKSLGITYLHLMPLYDSPKGDSDGGYAVSDYRKVNQKLGTTKDLIALAKALNKEGISLVLDFVFNHTSDEHKWALAAKQGDPEFQDFYYMFDDRTIPDQYEHNLREIFPQVRRGNYTWNEDAQKWVWTTFNNFQWDLNYSNPAVFNGITSEMLFLANLGCEALRLDALAFIWKEMGTTCENQDKAHKLIQAFNSCLQISAPAVVFKSEAIVHPDEVLKYIDPEECQLSYNPLLMALLWNSLATRKTNLLTQSMQKSFSISPKCSWVNYVRCHDDIGWTFDDKVAEHLGIDGHNHRQFLNQFYTGRFDGSFAKGVAFGENPSTGDCRVCGSMASLAGLEQGIELNDQELIQNALARIQLINAVILSIGGIPLLYSGDEIGLLNDYSYRLDESKLHDARWVNRIALTEQAINDSQNPKSTSYTVSKELQNLIALRKNLPVLGDANTQILDNQNPHVFAYTRYSDEGEVLLAINNFSEHPQLIDSEILQQLDGSKYQDHISKNTLSHAQNGIQLAGYQVMWLTAK, encoded by the coding sequence ATGAACCTAGAAATTGAGAGTAAACGCTCGTTAAAACGAATCTTAGACAGTATTGATCTGACTTCGATGAGCAAAGCTGACCAACAATTATTTGAGCAACGATTGCACAATCACTTTCCCAAATTATTTACGCTTTTTCTAGAAACTTATGGCCATCGTTATGACGTTTTCTATTATCTTCAAGAGCTTATAGTTTGCCTTGCTAAAGGCTTTGGCGAACGCTCTAGGGCGTTAAAACAAAAAGACAAACAACGTCTTGCAGATCCATTGTGGTATAAAAATGAAAATATGCTTGGCATGGCGTGCTACGTAGACTTATTTGCTCAAGACCTTCAAGATTTACAAGCAAAAATACCCTATCTAAAATCATTAGGGATAACCTACCTTCACTTGATGCCGCTATATGATTCTCCAAAAGGGGATAGTGACGGTGGCTACGCTGTATCCGATTATCGCAAAGTTAATCAGAAGTTAGGCACCACTAAAGATTTAATCGCACTGGCAAAGGCCTTGAATAAAGAAGGTATAAGCTTAGTATTGGATTTTGTGTTTAACCATACGTCAGATGAACACAAATGGGCGTTGGCGGCGAAACAAGGTGATCCTGAATTCCAAGATTTTTATTATATGTTCGATGACCGCACAATTCCCGACCAGTACGAACATAATTTACGAGAAATCTTTCCTCAGGTTCGACGCGGTAACTACACCTGGAATGAAGATGCGCAGAAATGGGTATGGACTACTTTCAATAATTTCCAATGGGATCTAAATTACTCCAATCCTGCGGTTTTTAATGGGATAACCTCAGAAATGTTATTTCTTGCCAACTTAGGTTGCGAAGCATTGCGTTTAGATGCCCTCGCCTTCATTTGGAAAGAAATGGGCACAACCTGTGAAAATCAAGATAAAGCACACAAATTAATTCAAGCTTTCAATAGCTGTTTGCAAATATCAGCGCCAGCGGTGGTGTTTAAATCTGAAGCAATTGTGCACCCAGACGAAGTGCTCAAGTACATTGATCCTGAAGAATGTCAGTTGTCTTATAATCCTTTGTTAATGGCGTTATTGTGGAATAGCCTTGCCACGCGCAAGACCAATTTACTGACCCAGTCAATGCAAAAGAGTTTCAGTATTTCACCCAAATGTAGTTGGGTAAATTATGTGCGCTGTCATGATGATATTGGTTGGACTTTTGATGACAAAGTGGCTGAACATTTAGGAATTGATGGTCACAATCATAGACAATTTTTAAACCAATTTTACACCGGACGATTCGACGGTAGTTTCGCCAAAGGAGTCGCATTTGGCGAGAACCCAAGCACCGGAGACTGCAGAGTCTGTGGTTCAATGGCATCATTGGCAGGTTTAGAGCAAGGTATCGAACTCAACGATCAGGAACTGATTCAAAATGCGCTTGCCCGAATTCAATTAATCAATGCAGTTATCTTGTCAATTGGTGGTATTCCATTGCTTTACTCAGGGGATGAAATTGGCTTATTAAATGATTACAGTTATCGCCTTGATGAGAGTAAATTGCATGATGCACGATGGGTCAACCGTATTGCACTTACTGAGCAGGCAATAAACGACTCGCAAAATCCTAAGTCAACGTCTTATACAGTATCCAAAGAACTGCAAAATTTAATTGCATTACGCAAAAACTTACCGGTATTAGGGGATGCAAATACTCAAATATTAGACAATCAAAACCCACATGTGTTTGCTTACACACGATACTCTGATGAAGGCGAGGTTTTGCTAGCTATTAACAATTTCAGTGAGCATCCGCAGCTAATCGACTCAGAAATTTTACAGCAGCTTGACGGCAGTAAATATCAAGATCATATTTCTAAAAACACCTTAAGCCATGCTCAAAATGGCATTCAACTCGCAGGCTATCAAGTGATGTGGTTGACCGCCAAATAG
- a CDS encoding ROK family protein encodes MNTYFAAIEGGGTKFNCAIIDKERKVLVSRRIDTRTPEYTIGETITFFKQQQEAGYHFSQLGLASFGPIDLQPQSKTYGYITKTPKPSWSNTPIVGQLQSALNCNVVIDTDVNAAALAECKWGAAKHTSVSVYVTVGTGVGVGIVINGETLKGLVHPELGHMLIPAPEGIKGVCPFHGNCVEGLASGKAMSDIWGTPAETLADDHRAWDVQGQVLAKLAHNLTISYSPERIIFGGGVMAKPGLLDRVIKYTEESLSGYVVFPKEIDLQHIIQRPGLGEFSGLFGALALVIDKG; translated from the coding sequence ATGAATACATATTTTGCAGCGATAGAAGGTGGCGGTACTAAATTCAACTGTGCAATTATCGATAAAGAACGGAAAGTTTTGGTCAGTAGACGCATCGATACTCGCACTCCGGAATACACTATTGGTGAAACGATTACATTCTTTAAACAGCAACAAGAAGCAGGTTATCACTTTAGCCAGCTCGGCTTGGCCAGTTTTGGTCCGATAGATCTTCAACCTCAATCAAAGACTTATGGATATATTACTAAAACCCCAAAACCGTCATGGTCGAACACGCCAATAGTCGGGCAACTGCAAAGCGCTTTAAACTGTAACGTGGTTATTGACACTGATGTGAATGCCGCGGCGCTTGCTGAATGTAAATGGGGTGCGGCAAAACATACATCTGTTTCTGTCTACGTGACCGTTGGCACTGGTGTTGGTGTCGGTATTGTTATCAACGGAGAAACCTTAAAAGGTTTGGTGCATCCTGAGTTGGGCCATATGCTAATTCCTGCGCCAGAGGGAATTAAAGGTGTCTGTCCTTTTCATGGGAATTGTGTTGAAGGGCTGGCTTCAGGCAAGGCGATGAGTGATATTTGGGGCACGCCTGCGGAAACTTTGGCTGATGATCACCGAGCCTGGGACGTGCAAGGGCAAGTGTTGGCAAAGTTAGCCCACAACCTTACGATTAGTTACAGTCCAGAACGAATTATTTTTGGTGGTGGCGTAATGGCCAAACCAGGTTTATTAGATAGAGTGATTAAATACACTGAAGAATCTTTAAGTGGATATGTGGTTTTTCCTAAAGAAATCGATTTACAGCATATTATTCAACGTCCAGGATTAGGTGAGTTTTCGGGGTTATTCGGTGCTTTAGCGCTTGTGATCGATAAGGGATAG
- a CDS encoding ABC transporter ATP-binding protein, which translates to MTNTPTAIEFENVTFGYPNQTTRFKIDSPKNAIDIKKWHVDQGRSVFISGESGSGKSTLLNLICGTLVPTSGKISILGQTFSELSERKRDRFRALHIGVVFQQFNLIPYLTVKQNIEVAAYFGKGRKFAPTSSIINLCSQLNLATELLQKPANQLSVGQQQRVAIARALINQPELLVVDEPTSALDTSARDGFIKLLLACAKQYRFTLLFVSHDLSLANYFDQHLKLAEINHAQEVVE; encoded by the coding sequence ATGACAAATACTCCGACAGCCATCGAATTCGAAAACGTCACTTTTGGTTATCCCAATCAAACGACTAGATTTAAAATCGACTCGCCAAAGAATGCAATTGATATAAAAAAGTGGCATGTGGACCAAGGACGTTCGGTGTTTATCTCTGGGGAGTCCGGCTCGGGGAAGAGTACGTTATTGAATCTGATCTGTGGCACCTTGGTCCCAACTAGTGGCAAAATATCGATCTTGGGGCAAACTTTTTCTGAATTATCGGAAAGAAAGCGGGACCGTTTCCGCGCGTTGCATATTGGGGTGGTATTTCAACAATTTAACCTCATTCCGTATTTAACGGTGAAGCAAAATATTGAGGTCGCCGCTTATTTTGGCAAGGGCCGAAAGTTTGCTCCAACTTCAAGTATTATAAATCTTTGTAGTCAGTTGAATTTAGCCACTGAATTACTGCAAAAACCCGCCAATCAACTTAGTGTTGGGCAACAACAACGGGTGGCCATTGCTCGAGCTTTGATCAACCAGCCTGAACTGTTAGTTGTCGACGAACCCACCTCCGCCCTAGATACGTCAGCGCGAGATGGTTTCATCAAATTACTATTAGCATGTGCTAAGCAGTATCGGTTTACTTTGCTGTTTGTAAGCCATGATCTTAGTTTAGCAAACTACTTCGATCAGCATTTAAAACTAGCAGAGATTAACCATGCTCAAGAGGTGGTTGAATGA
- a CDS encoding ABC transporter permease — MIISIAARSLKHRLPAVLLTMLSIIVSVSLLLSVEHLRVQAKASFGRTISGVDLIVGAPTGQSNLLLYSVFRIGSPTNSVSWDSYQSLSKLPSVKWIIPVALGDSHRGYRVLGTNNQYFKHFQYGNKQPLVINSGTSFESTFDAVIGSEVARKLNYKLGDEIAMSHGLADVSFSKHVHSPFTITGILAPTGTPVDRTIHVSMSGLEVAHMSEAKIDEIQHKIESGQPVNIAVDSVTAMFIGLNSKMQIFQLQRSINTYKQEPMLAIIPGVAFAELWQLVGSVESLLLFISVLILFSSLLGLATMLLTTVRERRQEMAVLRAIGAHSWVVFLLIQIEALLLSLCASLIALVVVWGGFQYGASWLSAEYGLFIENTILGTRSLVIIGIVCAATFVIASIPALSAYRQSIQQGIQGK, encoded by the coding sequence ATGATAATTAGTATTGCTGCACGCAGCCTAAAACATCGCTTACCAGCAGTATTACTGACTATGCTATCGATTATTGTTAGCGTGTCTTTATTGCTCAGCGTGGAACATTTAAGAGTGCAGGCGAAAGCCAGTTTTGGTCGCACTATCTCTGGTGTTGATTTAATTGTCGGTGCACCAACGGGACAGTCAAATTTATTGTTATATTCGGTGTTTCGTATTGGCAGCCCAACCAATAGTGTTTCCTGGGATAGTTATCAATCTTTATCGAAACTACCTAGTGTGAAGTGGATTATTCCAGTGGCTTTAGGTGACTCCCATCGAGGGTATAGGGTGTTGGGCACTAATAATCAATATTTTAAGCATTTTCAGTACGGCAATAAACAGCCCTTAGTCATCAATAGCGGAACATCATTTGAGTCAACATTTGATGCTGTCATTGGTTCAGAAGTTGCTCGTAAACTCAATTATAAATTAGGCGATGAAATCGCGATGTCCCATGGCTTAGCTGACGTGAGTTTCAGCAAGCATGTACACTCGCCATTTACTATCACGGGTATACTCGCACCAACAGGTACGCCGGTTGATAGAACTATTCACGTCAGTATGAGTGGCCTGGAAGTTGCGCATATGAGTGAAGCAAAAATAGATGAAATACAGCATAAAATCGAATCAGGACAACCAGTTAATATAGCTGTAGATAGCGTGACAGCAATGTTCATTGGCCTCAATTCGAAGATGCAAATTTTTCAATTGCAACGTTCAATCAATACCTATAAACAAGAACCTATGTTAGCGATCATTCCCGGCGTGGCCTTTGCTGAGTTATGGCAATTAGTCGGTAGTGTCGAAAGTCTCTTGTTGTTTATTTCGGTGCTTATTTTGTTTTCATCGTTACTTGGACTTGCCACTATGTTGCTCACCACTGTGCGCGAACGACGTCAAGAAATGGCTGTGTTGCGGGCGATAGGTGCCCATTCGTGGGTGGTGTTTTTGCTGATCCAAATTGAAGCATTATTACTGAGTTTATGTGCAAGTTTGATTGCATTAGTGGTTGTTTGGGGTGGTTTTCAATATGGCGCGTCCTGGCTAAGCGCCGAGTACGGTCTATTTATTGAAAATACTATTTTAGGCACCCGTTCTCTAGTCATTATTGGGATTGTCTGTGCGGCTACCTTTGTGATTGCAAGTATTCCCGCTTTGAGCGCTTATCGTCAGTCGATTCAACAGGGAATTCAAGGGAAATGA
- the moeB gene encoding molybdopterin-synthase adenylyltransferase MoeB has translation MSDTKEPAQLTHSQAMRYSRHIMLSGFDLEKQELLLSKKVLLIGVGGLGCAAAQYIVASGVAGITLVDDDIVDESNLQRQILHNESNIGENKCTSAKRKLAMLNSSTNITVIERRLDTSALDKIIKNHHIVVDCCDNLATRNQLNLACLKANKPLVSGAAIRMEGQIFSMQPAKHSACYGCLSRHFGEQQLSCSEAGVLSPLVGVIGAMQALETLKILVDFGQTLSNKLMLFDAMSMQWQTLNLNRSAKCQTCSVFDLK, from the coding sequence ATGAGTGATACAAAAGAACCCGCTCAATTAACTCACTCACAAGCAATGCGCTATAGCCGGCATATCATGTTGTCCGGATTTGACTTGGAAAAACAAGAGTTACTATTATCCAAAAAAGTGCTGTTAATAGGAGTGGGAGGTTTAGGTTGTGCCGCAGCTCAATATATAGTGGCAAGTGGTGTGGCAGGGATTACCTTAGTTGATGATGACATTGTCGATGAATCTAATTTGCAAAGACAGATACTGCATAATGAATCCAATATTGGCGAGAACAAGTGCACATCTGCAAAACGCAAATTAGCGATGTTAAATAGCAGTACAAATATTACTGTAATTGAACGCCGTTTAGATACTTCAGCATTAGATAAGATAATAAAAAATCATCATATTGTAGTGGATTGCTGTGATAATTTAGCGACTCGAAATCAATTGAATTTGGCCTGTTTAAAAGCAAATAAACCGCTAGTTTCAGGTGCGGCTATTCGCATGGAAGGGCAAATATTTAGTATGCAACCGGCCAAACATAGTGCCTGTTACGGATGTTTGAGCAGACATTTTGGAGAGCAGCAATTAAGTTGCAGCGAGGCAGGGGTATTGTCTCCTCTGGTGGGCGTTATTGGTGCCATGCAGGCATTAGAAACACTCAAGATATTAGTCGATTTCGGACAAACATTAAGCAATAAACTGATGTTATTTGACGCAATGTCTATGCAATGGCAAACACTTAATCTAAATAGAAGTGCTAAGTGCCAGACTTGCTCTGTATTTGATTTAAAATAA
- a CDS encoding DUF885 domain-containing protein: MSVPISYQGIFFLITMTCVSVFAHAAKTDNTELFQQLLDDHWQHENQEKVFFRNDPDAFRTNGKLPDMSEKGRHRREKFNQTLIQRLARIDVSQLSENNQVTYKLFSYERQAEAKTYQQLDRYFPLNYYAGYHSYFAGAPANMSFLSAEDYDNYLLSLADFPRYNQTFLSDLSEAVSKGYVHYCETFKNYDKSISKHIVNNVEDSVFWAPFATIPARISAQDKHKYQQQAKRLIMQTVIPEYQKFYDFFTQQYMPNCRKTAGISSVDNGAQYYKYLIEYYTTTDLSAEEIHQIGLEEVARIRSEMQSIIAKVGFQGSFSEFIHYLRTDEKFYTDTALDMVEKASYITRKMAGQLPKWFSVLPRTTFDIKSSPNGGAYYVSSDGSGTTSGTYFLDTKDLKSQPLYTLEALTFHEAEPGHHFQSSIAQEIDMANFRKKLYHSAYGEGWGLYSERLGKEMGFYQDPISDFGRLTFEAWRACRLVVDTGIHAKGWTRQQAIDYLARNTALSMNEVIGQIDRYISWPGQALSYKIGELKIMQLRQYAQTELGEQFDVRKFHDQILKNGSLPLDLLEELTKDWVAQQKI; encoded by the coding sequence ATGTCAGTACCAATTTCTTATCAAGGCATTTTTTTCTTAATCACAATGACTTGTGTCTCTGTGTTCGCTCACGCTGCCAAAACAGATAACACCGAGCTTTTTCAACAATTACTGGATGATCATTGGCAACATGAAAATCAGGAAAAAGTGTTTTTTAGAAACGATCCTGATGCGTTTAGAACGAATGGCAAATTACCCGATATGTCTGAAAAAGGACGGCATAGAAGAGAAAAGTTTAACCAAACCTTGATTCAACGTTTAGCCAGAATTGATGTATCGCAATTGTCAGAAAATAATCAGGTAACTTACAAGTTATTTTCTTATGAAAGACAAGCCGAAGCCAAAACCTATCAGCAACTAGATCGCTATTTTCCATTAAATTATTACGCTGGATATCACAGCTATTTTGCCGGCGCACCAGCAAATATGTCGTTTTTAAGCGCTGAAGACTATGATAATTATTTGCTTAGTTTGGCCGACTTTCCTCGTTATAATCAAACGTTTTTAAGTGATTTGTCTGAGGCCGTCAGCAAAGGTTATGTGCATTACTGCGAAACCTTTAAAAACTATGATAAATCTATCAGCAAACATATTGTAAACAATGTTGAAGACAGTGTTTTTTGGGCTCCATTTGCGACTATTCCTGCGCGTATTTCTGCTCAAGATAAACACAAATACCAGCAACAAGCTAAACGCCTGATCATGCAAACTGTCATACCCGAGTACCAAAAGTTCTATGATTTTTTTACTCAACAATACATGCCTAATTGTCGCAAAACTGCGGGTATTAGCAGCGTTGATAACGGTGCTCAATACTATAAATATCTAATCGAGTACTACACCACAACAGATTTAAGCGCTGAAGAAATCCATCAAATTGGCTTAGAAGAAGTGGCCCGGATCAGATCTGAAATGCAAAGCATCATTGCAAAAGTAGGCTTTCAAGGCAGTTTCAGTGAATTTATACATTACTTGCGAACAGACGAGAAATTCTACACTGATACAGCACTGGACATGGTAGAAAAAGCCAGCTACATCACACGTAAGATGGCGGGCCAATTACCGAAGTGGTTTAGTGTGTTACCGCGCACTACATTCGACATTAAATCCAGTCCCAACGGCGGAGCCTATTATGTTTCCTCTGATGGCAGTGGCACTACATCTGGTACATACTTTTTAGATACCAAAGATTTAAAAAGCCAACCTCTTTACACTTTAGAGGCGCTGACATTCCACGAAGCAGAACCCGGTCATCATTTCCAAAGCTCCATTGCACAAGAAATTGATATGGCCAATTTTAGAAAAAAACTTTATCACTCCGCATATGGTGAAGGTTGGGGCTTGTACTCAGAACGTTTAGGCAAGGAGATGGGCTTTTATCAGGATCCAATTAGTGACTTTGGTCGCTTGACGTTCGAAGCGTGGCGCGCATGTCGCTTAGTGGTGGATACCGGTATCCATGCCAAAGGCTGGACTCGCCAGCAAGCTATCGATTATTTGGCAAGAAATACAGCGCTGAGTATGAACGAAGTGATTGGCCAAATTGACCGCTATATTAGTTGGCCAGGACAGGCGTTATCTTACAAAATTGGTGAGCTAAAAATTATGCAGTTGCGGCAATATGCTCAGACCGAATTGGGCGAACAATTCGATGTGCGTAAATTTCATGATCAAATTCTTAAAAACGGCAGTTTACCCCTCGATTTACTAGAAGAGTTGACGAAAGACTGGGTTGCCCAACAGAAAATTTAA
- a CDS encoding carboxylesterase family protein, with amino-acid sequence MNNLERFKIAYLKAVSILMLLVCTFNGYAQDTLVKQIPQGFVTGIKQDQSIQFKGIPYAKAPVDALRWRPPVAPESFAGPLVADQFGPACPQRNGNLTQSENCLTLNIFTPEPPTNLSETSLPVLVWIHGGGYVAGSGNIKPDSHKNWTDNGIILVTFNYRLGALGIFAPGALDLPDGNNFSVMDMVAALKWIKTNIGAFGGDPNRVTIAGGSAGGMAIQMLMVNQESRGLFQGAIAQSGYGAWPLPRVSSVIELAGSPDAQTISDKIAMRALNAAQDSINSASLYALPADKLVSAIDGFHVPIVDGKTLPEEPAIMFMQGKQHDVPYISGGNSFDGSVYPYSGVPAEHLLSLMGNQKAQAEKFYGLTTPSIQALPYQHLFGDLRYVIAAKITSQSMNRIGQAGYRYFFDYVSDAQQYPNGANHAAETYFLFRPDNVPVLNKMRQYWYNFIKSHNPNGDNLPAWPNLTDKNSQWLKISDKISATSQVREDKLKVLEKVFLQRTRGVIKQ; translated from the coding sequence TTGAATAATTTGGAACGCTTTAAAATAGCTTATTTAAAGGCAGTAAGCATATTAATGTTGCTCGTATGCACCTTTAATGGGTACGCTCAGGATACTTTGGTAAAACAAATACCACAGGGTTTTGTTACCGGGATTAAGCAAGATCAGAGTATCCAATTCAAAGGCATTCCTTATGCAAAGGCGCCGGTTGATGCGCTGCGTTGGCGACCTCCTGTAGCGCCTGAAAGTTTTGCGGGCCCCCTTGTTGCTGATCAATTTGGGCCAGCTTGTCCGCAACGAAATGGTAATTTAACCCAAAGCGAAAACTGTCTAACCCTGAATATTTTCACCCCAGAACCCCCAACCAATTTGAGTGAAACATCTTTACCTGTTCTGGTCTGGATTCACGGCGGAGGTTATGTTGCCGGTTCGGGGAATATTAAGCCTGATAGTCATAAAAACTGGACCGATAATGGGATTATATTGGTCACCTTTAATTATAGGTTAGGGGCGCTGGGAATATTTGCTCCAGGTGCCTTGGACTTGCCTGATGGAAATAACTTCAGCGTGATGGATATGGTCGCTGCGCTGAAGTGGATTAAAACCAATATTGGTGCATTTGGTGGCGATCCCAATCGAGTTACTATTGCGGGCGGCTCCGCTGGCGGCATGGCGATTCAAATGCTTATGGTCAATCAGGAAAGTCGCGGATTATTCCAAGGCGCTATAGCGCAAAGTGGATACGGCGCTTGGCCACTTCCTAGAGTGTCATCTGTTATTGAACTAGCTGGCAGTCCTGATGCACAAACAATTTCCGATAAAATTGCAATGCGCGCGTTAAATGCAGCGCAAGATAGTATAAATTCAGCGTCACTCTATGCACTGCCGGCTGATAAATTAGTTTCTGCAATTGATGGCTTTCATGTCCCCATTGTCGATGGAAAAACGTTGCCAGAAGAGCCTGCGATAATGTTTATGCAAGGCAAACAACATGATGTTCCCTATATCAGTGGCGGGAATAGTTTTGATGGTAGCGTGTATCCTTATTCTGGCGTCCCAGCAGAGCACTTATTGTCATTGATGGGGAATCAAAAGGCACAGGCGGAAAAATTTTATGGATTAACAACGCCTTCTATTCAAGCGCTGCCTTATCAGCATTTGTTTGGTGATTTGAGGTATGTGATAGCCGCGAAAATCACCTCACAAAGCATGAATCGAATAGGGCAAGCTGGTTATAGATATTTTTTTGATTATGTGAGTGATGCGCAGCAATACCCCAATGGTGCGAATCACGCTGCGGAGACATACTTCTTATTTAGGCCAGACAATGTGCCTGTATTAAACAAAATGCGTCAATACTGGTACAACTTTATAAAATCTCACAACCCGAACGGAGATAATCTGCCTGCATGGCCTAATTTAACGGATAAAAACTCACAATGGTTAAAAATCTCCGATAAGATTTCCGCCACATCACAGGTGCGAGAAGATAAACTCAAGGTTCTTGAAAAAGTATTTCTGCAGCGCACTCGCGGGGTGATTAAGCAATAA
- a CDS encoding nicotinate-nicotinamide nucleotide adenylyltransferase, producing MNIAIFGAAFNPPTLGHQDAVEYIASQQPTFDSILLIPSYAHAFSKKMLSYEHRVAMLHLFAQQLNEPKIEVFPVEDQLSDGTNPIYTFDLLTYLQAEYFPDAKLTFVMGPDNQINWHKFYKSQEVSDKWEILVVPERVAIRSTAVRNNLINHQDIDKQVPKEVAQYINEHGLYLTEQV from the coding sequence ATGAACATAGCGATTTTTGGTGCGGCATTTAACCCTCCCACTTTAGGGCATCAAGACGCAGTAGAATACATCGCTTCACAACAACCGACATTCGACAGCATATTATTAATTCCCTCATATGCTCATGCTTTCTCAAAAAAAATGCTCTCTTATGAACACAGAGTGGCAATGTTACACCTATTCGCACAACAACTTAATGAACCTAAGATTGAAGTATTCCCGGTTGAAGATCAACTAAGTGATGGTACCAACCCAATTTACACCTTTGATTTATTAACCTACTTGCAAGCAGAATACTTTCCTGATGCAAAACTCACATTCGTCATGGGACCTGATAATCAAATAAATTGGCACAAGTTTTATAAATCCCAAGAAGTTTCAGATAAGTGGGAAATATTGGTAGTACCTGAACGTGTAGCTATACGCTCAACTGCGGTGCGTAACAATCTCATAAACCACCAAGACATTGATAAGCAAGTCCCCAAAGAGGTCGCTCAATATATCAATGAACACGGGTTGTATTTAACCGAACAAGTTTAA